The following coding sequences lie in one Myxococcaceae bacterium JPH2 genomic window:
- a CDS encoding 2-oxo acid dehydrogenase subunit E2, with protein sequence MNLDLQPARTPSAFRKLALGTWRTPRDPSAYASLEVRMERALAFMAARRRHSGPRLTVTHLVAKAAADALARYPEANVLLRHNRPWLRRDVGVCVMVAQPAEGTGRVDLTTATVHRADAMSLEAMAEQLEARVSEVRARRDAVIERGKRRSSLIPGWLMGPALRLLSFVWFGLNVDLRAVGMPQDPFGSVVVTNLGSLGLERGYVAMAPYTRVPLLLAPGAVRDEPVLEDGALVPGKLMTLTCTWDARLIDVTLAARVLRHLGEALEDPERAWGALGLEPG encoded by the coding sequence GTGAACCTGGACCTCCAGCCGGCGCGGACCCCCAGCGCCTTTCGCAAGCTCGCGCTGGGCACGTGGCGCACGCCGCGCGACCCCAGCGCGTATGCGTCGTTGGAGGTCCGCATGGAGCGCGCGCTGGCCTTCATGGCCGCGCGGCGGAGGCACTCGGGCCCGCGCCTCACCGTGACGCACCTGGTGGCCAAGGCCGCGGCGGACGCGCTCGCGCGCTACCCCGAGGCGAACGTGCTCCTGCGCCACAACCGCCCCTGGCTGCGCCGTGACGTCGGCGTGTGCGTCATGGTCGCGCAGCCCGCCGAGGGCACGGGCCGTGTGGACCTCACCACCGCCACCGTGCACCGCGCGGACGCGATGTCGCTGGAGGCGATGGCCGAGCAGCTCGAGGCGCGCGTGTCCGAGGTCCGCGCCCGCCGGGACGCCGTCATCGAGCGAGGCAAGCGCCGCTCCTCGCTCATCCCGGGTTGGCTGATGGGGCCGGCGCTGCGGCTGCTGTCCTTCGTCTGGTTCGGGCTGAACGTGGACCTGCGCGCGGTGGGGATGCCCCAGGACCCCTTCGGCTCGGTGGTGGTGACCAACCTGGGCTCGCTGGGGCTGGAGCGTGGCTATGTGGCCATGGCTCCGTACACGCGGGTGCCGCTGTTGCTCGCTCCCGGCGCGGTGCGCGACGAGCCCGTGTTGGAGGACGGCGCGCTGGTGCCGGGCAAGCTCATGACGCTGACGTGCACCTGGGATGCGCGGCTCATCGACGTGACGCTGGCCGCGCGCGTCCTGCGACATCTGGGCGAGGCGCTGGAGGACCCCGAGCGCGCCTGGGGTGCGCTCGGCCTGGAGCCGGGGTAG
- a CDS encoding DUF1684 domain-containing protein produces MSTLALALALSLHATPQPPKKTPPPPAPKAAAPVVEDVVASTRAWNETRIQRLSSEDGWLTLVGLSWLKEGEQTAGSAANSAVPLPASTPARVGTFTRTGEAVTFQPAPGVTLTRNGQPFTGGALQSDAKGEPDVLKVGSVTFQVIKRGDRLGVRVKDSEAPTRKAFHGIPTYEPSAAWRVQAHLEPAAAPHTLAVPNVLGMVEEMQSPGTLVFTVNGKEYRLMPVIEEGEKQLFIIFADETNRDTTYGAGRFLSAELPDKDGRVTLDFNRAYNPPCAFTRFATCPLPPRGNRLALRVEAGEKRAGDH; encoded by the coding sequence ATGAGCACCCTCGCCCTCGCTCTCGCCCTGTCCCTCCACGCCACCCCGCAGCCGCCCAAGAAGACCCCTCCACCTCCCGCGCCCAAGGCGGCGGCCCCCGTCGTTGAAGACGTCGTCGCGTCCACGCGCGCCTGGAACGAGACCCGCATCCAGCGGCTGTCCTCGGAGGATGGCTGGCTCACCCTCGTGGGCCTGTCGTGGCTGAAGGAGGGCGAGCAGACCGCTGGCTCGGCGGCGAACAGCGCGGTGCCGCTCCCCGCGTCCACGCCGGCTCGCGTGGGCACCTTCACGCGCACGGGCGAGGCCGTCACCTTCCAGCCCGCGCCGGGCGTGACGCTCACGCGCAACGGACAGCCGTTCACCGGCGGGGCGCTCCAGTCGGACGCGAAGGGCGAGCCCGACGTGCTGAAGGTGGGCAGCGTCACGTTCCAGGTCATCAAGCGCGGAGACCGGTTGGGCGTGCGCGTGAAGGACTCGGAGGCGCCCACGCGCAAGGCGTTCCACGGCATCCCCACGTACGAGCCGAGCGCCGCGTGGCGCGTGCAGGCGCATCTGGAGCCCGCGGCCGCGCCCCACACGCTCGCCGTCCCCAACGTGCTGGGCATGGTGGAGGAGATGCAGTCGCCGGGCACGCTGGTGTTCACGGTGAACGGCAAGGAGTACCGCCTCATGCCCGTCATCGAGGAGGGCGAGAAGCAGCTGTTCATCATCTTCGCGGACGAGACCAACCGCGACACCACCTACGGCGCGGGCCGCTTCCTCTCCGCGGAGTTGCCGGACAAGGACGGACGCGTGACGTTGGACTTCAATCGCGCGTACAACCCGCCCTGCGCGTTCACGCGCTTCGCCACCTGCCCGCTGCCGCCGCGTGGCAACCGGCTGGCCCTGCGCGTGGAGGCAGGTGAGAAGCGCGCGGGCGACCACTGA
- a CDS encoding cation:proton antiporter — MPLLIGLMVAAIALAIAAKRVRVPYNVALVVGGLLISVGHLLPGVPPLNPEVVFLVCLPLLLFEGGITADLASIRANAAPISLLSTLGMVLAIGATGGMLHALVGLDWGPALLLGAILSVTDTVSILYAFRKAPVPARLSGIVQGESLFNDGTALVAYSAIAAVVAGGAPPTLASMGARMLLASMGGAVVGLSLGMLGAFIIRRTEEPLADIMVTTAVALASYVLAEQLHLSGAISAVTSGLAVGVTLHRDVTPQSQLSIHTFWEYVAFGVNTFLFLSVGLTTHPGDLRGYLPEVGLAVLSVFVGRAVGVYIPFLLLRWLRPAEGIPPRWQHVFLVGNIKGALSIGLALGMPESTPAREQLVALSFGVTLVSLVGQGLLLTGALKKLGLIQEDAVALAMAEQRGRLIASRAAHVELEALHSQGLLPRGAYEHLRSEYQVNIARAERELRRIGEQHLAEGARDLLAMRRRLIDAERTALQGARRNGLIPEATAEHMLGQLDERILDLEHVLRGRSDSDTKKEQAS, encoded by the coding sequence ATGCCCCTGCTCATTGGCCTCATGGTGGCGGCCATCGCGTTGGCCATCGCGGCCAAGCGCGTGCGCGTGCCCTACAACGTCGCGCTGGTGGTGGGCGGGCTGCTCATCTCCGTGGGACACCTGCTGCCGGGCGTGCCACCTCTGAACCCGGAGGTGGTGTTCCTGGTCTGCCTGCCGCTGCTCCTGTTCGAGGGCGGCATCACCGCGGACCTGGCGAGCATCCGCGCCAACGCCGCGCCCATCAGCCTCCTGTCCACGCTGGGCATGGTGCTGGCCATCGGCGCGACGGGCGGCATGCTGCACGCGCTGGTGGGGCTGGACTGGGGCCCCGCGCTGCTCTTGGGCGCCATCCTGTCCGTCACGGACACCGTCTCCATCCTCTACGCGTTCCGCAAGGCGCCGGTGCCCGCGCGGCTGTCCGGCATCGTGCAGGGCGAGAGCCTCTTCAACGACGGCACCGCGCTGGTGGCGTACTCGGCCATCGCGGCCGTGGTGGCGGGAGGCGCACCGCCCACGCTGGCGTCCATGGGCGCGCGCATGCTCCTGGCATCCATGGGCGGCGCCGTGGTGGGCCTGTCCCTGGGCATGCTGGGCGCGTTCATCATCCGCCGCACCGAGGAGCCGCTGGCGGACATCATGGTGACGACGGCCGTGGCGCTCGCCTCGTACGTGCTCGCCGAGCAGTTGCACCTGTCCGGCGCCATCTCCGCCGTCACCTCCGGGCTGGCGGTGGGCGTGACGTTGCATCGCGACGTGACGCCGCAGAGTCAGCTCTCCATCCACACGTTCTGGGAGTACGTCGCCTTCGGGGTGAACACCTTCCTGTTCCTCTCCGTGGGACTCACCACGCATCCGGGCGACCTGCGCGGCTACCTGCCCGAGGTGGGGCTGGCGGTGCTCAGCGTCTTCGTGGGGCGCGCGGTGGGCGTGTACATCCCCTTCCTGCTGCTGCGCTGGCTGCGGCCCGCGGAGGGCATCCCGCCGCGCTGGCAGCACGTCTTCCTGGTGGGCAACATCAAGGGCGCGCTGTCCATCGGTCTGGCGCTCGGCATGCCGGAGTCCACGCCCGCGCGCGAGCAGCTCGTGGCGCTCTCGTTCGGCGTCACGCTGGTGTCGCTGGTGGGCCAGGGCCTGCTCCTGACGGGCGCGCTCAAGAAGCTGGGCCTCATCCAGGAGGACGCGGTGGCGCTGGCCATGGCGGAGCAGCGCGGTCGGCTCATCGCGAGCCGCGCCGCGCACGTGGAGCTGGAGGCGCTGCACTCGCAGGGGCTGCTGCCTCGCGGCGCCTACGAGCACCTGCGCAGCGAGTACCAGGTGAACATCGCGCGCGCGGAGCGGGAGCTGCGTCGCATCGGGGAGCAGCACCTCGCGGAGGGCGCGCGCGACCTGCTGGCCATGCGTCGGCGGCTCATCGACGCGGAGCGCACCGCGCTTCAAGGCGCGCGGCGCAACGGCCTCATCCCCGAGGCCACCGCGGAGCACATGCTCGGGCAGCTCGACGAGCGCATCCTCGACCTGGAGCACGTGCTGCGCGGCCGCTCGGACTCGGACACGAAGAAGGAGCAGGCGTCATGA